Proteins from a single region of Sporosarcina sp. P33:
- a CDS encoding long-chain fatty acid--CoA ligase — translation MMQTPLILSTFITRAERFFPDKMIISRTGEQTIQRFTYREWAKRTRKLSNALTQLGMEHGTKVGTFAWNHHRHLEAYFAVPCTGAVLHMINIRLSPEHIVYIINHAEDEILLVDEEFFPHLEKMAPMLQTVKHFVIMSDSKTLPETSLENVHSYEALLENASDEYDYPNDLDENTPAGLCYTSATTGLPKGVIYTHRGLVLHSYALGLADAMGLCERDVAMAVVPMFHVNAWGIPFAGVFYGTTQVLPGPGFNPAVLLDLIESEKVTITAGVPTIWLAVLKELQQNPRDISSLRVIVCGGSASPKGLIHAFEEKYNIPFVVGYGMTETTPLVSLSVLTSSMDNLTADERIDMRSLQGLVMPGLDIRVINENGEVPWDGQTMGELTVRGPWIASEYYKDERTEEAFKDGWLYTGDIAVMTEEGYLKLTDRTKDLIKSGGEWISSVDLENALMSHEDVYEAAVIAVPHEKWMERPLACVVLNENVAEDEAKKQELKDSLKGQFASWWIPDEILFVKEIPKTSVGKFLKAALRDQLKEHYSRN, via the coding sequence ATGATGCAAACACCACTGATTCTATCTACATTTATTACTAGGGCGGAACGGTTTTTCCCGGATAAGATGATCATTTCCCGGACAGGGGAGCAGACGATACAGCGCTTTACGTATCGTGAATGGGCAAAGCGGACACGCAAGCTGTCAAATGCACTGACGCAATTAGGAATGGAGCATGGAACGAAAGTAGGCACATTCGCCTGGAATCATCACCGCCATCTCGAAGCGTATTTTGCAGTGCCTTGTACAGGTGCCGTCCTGCATATGATCAATATCCGGCTGTCACCTGAACATATCGTCTATATTATCAATCATGCAGAAGATGAAATTTTGCTGGTTGATGAAGAGTTTTTCCCGCATCTGGAGAAGATGGCGCCGATGTTACAGACGGTGAAGCATTTCGTCATTATGAGTGACAGTAAAACGCTTCCGGAGACTTCGCTTGAAAACGTCCATTCCTATGAAGCGCTGCTTGAAAATGCATCGGATGAATACGACTACCCTAATGATCTGGATGAAAATACTCCGGCCGGATTATGTTATACATCCGCTACGACAGGCCTGCCTAAAGGAGTCATCTATACACACCGCGGATTAGTTCTGCATAGTTACGCTCTTGGGTTAGCAGACGCTATGGGGCTATGCGAACGTGATGTTGCGATGGCTGTTGTACCGATGTTTCACGTCAATGCATGGGGGATCCCATTTGCGGGTGTGTTTTACGGTACTACACAAGTATTGCCGGGCCCAGGATTTAATCCCGCTGTGCTGCTCGATTTGATTGAGAGTGAGAAAGTGACAATCACAGCAGGCGTACCCACGATCTGGCTTGCGGTTCTGAAAGAGCTGCAGCAAAATCCGCGGGATATTTCGTCATTGCGTGTCATCGTATGCGGCGGCTCTGCATCACCTAAAGGGCTGATTCATGCGTTTGAAGAGAAGTACAATATTCCATTCGTCGTGGGCTACGGTATGACAGAAACAACACCGCTCGTCAGTTTATCCGTACTGACTTCCTCGATGGACAATTTGACGGCGGACGAGCGGATCGATATGCGTTCGCTGCAGGGTCTTGTGATGCCGGGCCTTGATATCCGTGTGATCAATGAGAACGGCGAAGTGCCGTGGGACGGACAGACAATGGGCGAATTGACTGTCAGGGGCCCTTGGATTGCGAGCGAATATTACAAGGATGAGCGAACGGAAGAGGCGTTTAAAGACGGCTGGCTATACACAGGCGATATTGCAGTTATGACCGAAGAAGGCTATCTGAAACTGACAGACCGTACGAAGGATTTGATTAAGAGCGGCGGAGAATGGATCTCTTCTGTTGATTTGGAGAATGCTTTGATGTCACATGAGGATGTCTATGAGGCGGCCGTAATAGCGGTACCCCATGAGAAATGGATGGAACGCCCGCTTGCCTGCGTAGTCCTGAATGAAAATGTGGCGGAAGATGAAGCGAAGAAGCAGGAGCTGAAAGACTCGCTGAAAGGGCAGTTTGCCAGCTGGTGGATTCCGGATGAAATTTTATTTGTCAAGGAGATTCCGAAGACTTCTGTGGGGAAATTTCTGAAAGCTGCTTTACGCGATCAGCTGAAGGAACATTACAGCCGAAACTGA
- a CDS encoding small multi-drug export protein: protein MITYLLVFLAGAAPGFEVLVAVPFGILRGMNPVAAVLTGFAGNALTILLEIMIFQKLKEWWESRKKTDVKTRSKRTARAERIWQRYGIPGLALLGPVLIGSHLAAFLALALGTSKSRTAFWLLISLVIWSVVFAVLTVIGVDAFFWTRQKLA, encoded by the coding sequence TTGATTACATATCTGCTGGTTTTTCTTGCGGGCGCAGCACCGGGATTTGAGGTGCTGGTGGCGGTGCCGTTCGGGATTTTGCGCGGCATGAATCCTGTAGCCGCTGTCCTAACAGGTTTTGCAGGAAATGCTCTGACGATACTGCTGGAGATTATGATTTTCCAAAAGTTAAAAGAATGGTGGGAAAGCAGAAAGAAAACGGATGTGAAGACACGATCAAAACGCACTGCCCGTGCAGAACGTATTTGGCAGCGATACGGCATTCCCGGACTTGCGCTGTTGGGTCCTGTGCTGATCGGCTCTCATCTCGCGGCCTTTCTCGCACTTGCATTAGGCACATCTAAATCTCGAACAGCGTTTTGGCTGCTGATCAGTCTTGTTATCTGGTCTGTCGTCTTTGCTGTACTGACCGTCATAGGGGTAGATGCATTCTTTTGGACCCGTCAAAAATTAGCATAA
- the argF gene encoding ornithine carbamoyltransferase, producing MVKTNQTNTLLEKDSLKGRDFLTLLDYSSEEIAYLLQLAYDMKQDTLAGKTSDILAGKTLGMIFEKNSTRTRISFEVGMIQLGGHGLFMNARDLQIGRGESVSDTGKVFSEFLDGVMIRAKSHKMVEELAEHTSVPVINGLTDIFHPCQAMADLLTIKEVKGDLKGLKLSYIGDGNNVAHSLVIAGAHMGMHVSVATPKGYEYNADLLEKAKNIADSTGGSVTATYDPVESAADADAIYTDVWTSMGQEEETAKRLIDFKDFQINDQLVGHAKKDYVFLHCLPAHREEEVSASVIDGNNSYVFQQAGNRLHAQKAILASLL from the coding sequence ATGGTAAAGACTAATCAAACAAATACGTTACTAGAAAAAGACAGCTTAAAAGGACGCGACTTTTTAACTTTACTGGATTATTCAAGTGAAGAAATCGCATATTTGCTGCAACTGGCTTATGATATGAAACAAGATACACTGGCTGGGAAAACTTCAGATATTTTGGCAGGCAAAACATTAGGAATGATTTTCGAGAAAAACTCGACCCGTACACGAATTTCATTTGAAGTGGGAATGATTCAATTAGGCGGGCACGGCCTGTTTATGAATGCGCGTGACCTGCAGATCGGGCGCGGCGAATCTGTTTCAGATACAGGAAAAGTTTTTTCTGAGTTCCTGGACGGCGTTATGATCCGTGCGAAGTCACATAAAATGGTGGAAGAGCTGGCGGAACATACTTCCGTGCCGGTGATTAATGGATTGACGGATATTTTCCACCCTTGTCAGGCGATGGCAGATCTGCTGACGATTAAAGAAGTGAAAGGCGATCTGAAAGGGTTGAAACTTTCTTATATTGGAGACGGCAACAATGTTGCGCATTCATTAGTTATTGCGGGCGCGCACATGGGCATGCACGTTTCTGTCGCTACACCAAAAGGGTATGAATACAATGCGGACTTGCTTGAAAAAGCGAAGAACATCGCGGATTCAACTGGCGGAAGTGTCACAGCAACATATGATCCTGTGGAATCTGCCGCTGATGCAGATGCAATCTATACCGATGTATGGACGAGTATGGGACAGGAAGAGGAAACTGCAAAACGCCTGATAGACTTTAAAGATTTCCAAATTAATGATCAGCTGGTTGGTCATGCGAAAAAAGATTACGTGTTCTTGCACTGTCTGCCGGCACATCGTGAAGAAGAAGTCTCGGCTTCTGTAATTGACGGAAACAATTCTTACGTATTCCAGCAGGCAGGCAATCGTCTGCATGCACAAAAAGCGATTCTCGCTTCTCTATTATAA
- a CDS encoding M42 family metallopeptidase, with translation MKLDETLEMLKELTDARGIPGNEREARDVMTKHIKPYADEIDHDGLGSLIASKNGDENGPKIMIAGHLDEVGFMLTRIDDKGFIYFQTVGGWWSQVMLAQRVSIVTRSGETITGVIGSKPPHILTPEARKKPVDIKDMFIDAGAQSKEEVLSWGVAPGDMIVPYFEFTVMKNENYLLAKAWDNRIGCAIAIEVMKRLKEEKHPNRLYSVGAIQEEVGLRGAKTATNKIQPDIGFAVDVGIAGDTPGVTAKESVGTMGEGPQILLYDASMVSHRGLRNFVVDTAEELNIPYQFATMSGGGTDAGSIHLSGTGIPTLAICIPTRYIHSHAAMLHREDFENTVKLLVEIVKRLDADTVKTITFE, from the coding sequence ATGAAACTGGATGAAACATTGGAAATGCTGAAGGAATTAACGGACGCACGGGGAATCCCGGGCAATGAACGTGAAGCGCGTGATGTTATGACAAAGCACATCAAACCATACGCAGATGAAATAGATCACGACGGACTCGGCTCACTGATTGCCAGCAAAAATGGCGACGAAAACGGACCAAAGATTATGATTGCCGGTCACTTGGACGAAGTCGGCTTCATGCTGACACGAATAGATGACAAGGGCTTCATTTACTTCCAGACAGTGGGCGGCTGGTGGTCACAGGTCATGCTTGCGCAGCGCGTGTCCATCGTTACACGTTCAGGTGAGACGATTACAGGAGTCATCGGTTCAAAGCCGCCGCATATCCTGACACCGGAAGCGCGCAAAAAGCCTGTCGATATAAAAGATATGTTCATCGACGCAGGCGCTCAGTCAAAAGAAGAAGTGCTTTCATGGGGCGTTGCGCCGGGTGATATGATTGTGCCGTATTTCGAATTCACCGTGATGAAGAACGAAAATTATCTGCTGGCAAAAGCATGGGATAACCGTATTGGCTGTGCCATTGCAATTGAAGTAATGAAGCGGCTGAAAGAGGAAAAACACCCGAACCGCCTGTACAGTGTAGGAGCAATTCAGGAAGAAGTCGGCCTGCGCGGTGCAAAAACAGCTACGAATAAAATTCAGCCGGATATCGGTTTTGCGGTGGATGTCGGCATTGCAGGAGATACACCGGGCGTCACGGCTAAAGAATCAGTCGGAACAATGGGGGAAGGACCGCAAATCCTGCTATACGATGCATCGATGGTGTCGCATAGAGGATTGCGCAATTTTGTTGTAGACACAGCCGAAGAGCTGAACATCCCTTATCAATTCGCAACGATGTCAGGCGGAGGAACGGATGCGGGATCCATTCACTTAAGCGGAACGGGAATTCCCACACTCGCTATCTGTATTCCGACTCGCTACATTCACAGCCACGCGGCGATGCTTCACCGGGAGGACTTCGAGAATACAGTCAAACTGCTTGTCGAAATCGTAAAGCGCCTGGATGCGGACACTGTAAAAACGATCACATTTGAATAA
- a CDS encoding diaminopimelate dehydrogenase has protein sequence MTKEIRVGIAGYGNLGRGVESAISQNEDMKLVGVFTRREPQDVQLLSEQVPVHKLDDIESFKDEIDVLILCGGSKNDLPEQGPALAKHFTTVDSYDTHAKIPEYFAAVDEAAQTAGTTAIISVGWDPGLFSINRLMGESILPEGETYTFWGKGLSQGHSDAVRRVDGVKAGVQYTLPSEKAINRVRNGEHPELSTKDKHTRECYVVLEEGASEDQVRETIVTMPDYFADYDTTVHFITEEELRRDHAKMPHGGFVIRSGNTGKHTDQVIEFSLKLDSNPEFTSSVLVAYARAAYKLQQKGDTGAKTVYDIAPGLLSPKSPADIRKELL, from the coding sequence TTGACAAAAGAAATTCGGGTAGGAATCGCAGGATACGGAAATTTAGGACGCGGAGTAGAATCCGCCATCAGCCAAAACGAAGATATGAAACTGGTCGGTGTATTCACACGCAGAGAGCCGCAAGACGTGCAATTACTTTCGGAGCAGGTGCCTGTTCATAAGCTGGACGACATCGAATCATTTAAAGATGAAATAGATGTGTTGATTTTATGCGGCGGATCGAAAAATGATCTTCCTGAACAAGGACCGGCACTGGCAAAGCACTTTACAACAGTGGACAGCTACGACACGCACGCTAAAATACCTGAATATTTCGCCGCAGTAGACGAAGCGGCACAGACAGCAGGGACAACAGCGATCATTTCTGTCGGCTGGGATCCTGGTTTATTTTCAATCAATCGTCTGATGGGCGAATCCATTCTTCCTGAAGGGGAAACATACACGTTCTGGGGGAAAGGGCTGAGTCAGGGACATTCTGATGCTGTAAGGCGTGTGGACGGCGTAAAAGCAGGCGTGCAATATACATTACCGTCAGAAAAAGCGATAAACCGAGTACGCAACGGAGAACATCCGGAGCTTTCAACAAAAGACAAACATACCCGCGAATGTTACGTGGTGCTTGAAGAAGGCGCGAGTGAAGATCAGGTTCGTGAAACAATCGTGACGATGCCGGATTATTTTGCGGACTATGATACCACAGTGCATTTCATTACAGAAGAAGAGCTGCGCCGGGATCATGCGAAGATGCCTCACGGCGGATTTGTCATCCGCAGCGGGAATACAGGAAAGCATACCGACCAGGTGATCGAATTTTCACTAAAACTGGACAGCAATCCGGAATTCACGTCCAGCGTCCTGGTCGCTTATGCAAGAGCTGCCTATAAGCTGCAGCAAAAAGGCGATACTGGCGCGAAAACAGTCTACGATATTGCACCTGGACTGCTGTCGCCAAAATCACCGGCTGACATTCGTAAAGAATTGCTGTAA
- a CDS encoding MFS transporter encodes MRFFVYLIVFFSFFDLFSQLPVISPFATGLGSSAFIVGLSVGIYSFANIFGNIISGILTDRKGPFYILLFGLFTSALSLFAYGLISGSASLIGIRFLHGLTEGLIVPAAFTFLANGSERSKRGRSAAVSGAFVGLAAIFGPAYSGIVSVKTSVVTIMAINGVFMLVLTVGAILFLRTFTYVRKVKTAEQKAANPLAFFRHPGIIRAFLGAFFLMFSQGVLALVLPLKVEHLQFDAKTTGMLLSVFGLVAVLIFVLPVNRIFDFARPMLTLALGLLLMSGSMLFLSQVDELSMMMLAMIVYGIGFALLFPSINSLLIDSTEPETRGKAYGFFYAFFSFGVVIGSSAIGVLDLEFHHAFMLASAILLIAAFFTIIGLRKDTRPAGPTRSVS; translated from the coding sequence ATGCGTTTCTTTGTCTATTTGATCGTTTTCTTCTCGTTTTTTGATTTATTTTCCCAGTTGCCTGTCATCAGTCCGTTTGCAACCGGACTCGGGTCCTCCGCTTTCATTGTCGGGCTGTCCGTCGGTATTTATTCATTCGCAAATATTTTCGGTAATATCATTTCCGGCATTCTGACAGACCGGAAAGGGCCATTTTACATTCTTTTATTCGGCCTGTTCACTTCCGCCCTGTCACTGTTTGCGTACGGGTTGATTTCAGGTTCAGCTTCATTGATCGGGATTCGCTTTTTGCACGGTTTGACAGAAGGATTGATCGTACCTGCTGCGTTTACGTTTCTTGCGAATGGTTCTGAACGTTCCAAACGCGGACGGAGCGCTGCAGTTTCAGGCGCATTTGTCGGACTGGCTGCTATTTTCGGTCCTGCATACAGCGGGATTGTTTCTGTTAAAACGAGTGTCGTGACGATCATGGCGATTAACGGGGTTTTCATGCTAGTGCTGACAGTTGGAGCTATTTTGTTTTTACGCACATTCACCTACGTAAGAAAAGTCAAAACAGCTGAACAAAAAGCGGCAAATCCACTTGCATTCTTCCGTCATCCCGGAATTATCCGCGCGTTTCTCGGCGCGTTTTTCCTGATGTTCTCTCAGGGAGTATTGGCGCTGGTGCTTCCGCTCAAAGTAGAGCATCTGCAGTTTGACGCAAAAACGACGGGCATGCTCTTAAGCGTCTTCGGTCTGGTGGCTGTGCTTATCTTCGTCCTGCCCGTTAACCGGATATTTGACTTCGCCCGTCCGATGCTGACACTGGCGCTCGGTCTGCTGCTGATGAGCGGCAGTATGCTGTTCCTGTCACAGGTAGATGAGTTATCGATGATGATGCTCGCAATGATTGTCTATGGAATTGGGTTTGCTTTATTGTTTCCATCTATCAACTCGCTGCTTATTGATTCGACAGAACCTGAAACAAGAGGGAAAGCCTATGGATTTTTCTATGCGTTCTTCTCGTTTGGGGTTGTAATTGGATCAAGTGCCATTGGCGTTCTGGATTTGGAATTCCATCATGCCTTTATGCTGGCAAGTGCAATTTTATTGATCGCGGCATTTTTTACAATAATTGGGCTGCGGAAAGATACACGCCCAGCCGGACCCACGCGTTCTGTTTCATAA
- the recQ gene encoding DNA helicase RecQ, giving the protein MQNPLDILDKYFGYSAFREGQQRVIDQVLQGDDTLCVMPTGGGKSVCYQVPALAMEGTVLVISPLISLMKDQVDALHQLGIPAAYINSTLSSEEYFSTMDNALEGKYKLLYVAPERLDSESFLNQLQRMTIPLIAIDEAHCISQWGHDFRPSYRNIHRILDYLDNRPIILALTATATPEVQDDICQQLYIPPVSRVVTGFERDNLVFSVVKAQDRNQFVKDYVKKNSNESGIIYAATRKAVEQVYLMLEKSGIPAAKYHAGLPDYERQQQQDRFIMEDARVMVATNAFGMGIDKSNIRYVIHYQMPKNMESYYQEAGRAGRDGLDSDCYLLFSSQDVLTQRFLIEQSPDPSRISNEIKKMQVMVDYCHTEGCLQKHIITYFGEQDAEECGRCGNCTDTREQFDVTVDTQKVLSCVIRMGQRFGKTMVAQVLTGSKNKKLLECNFDQLSTYGLMKGRNAKDVADFIEFLISENYLQVESGPFPTIYVGEDGKDVLLGKVKVWRKGEMVTTVVAKDDPLFNELRAMRLKLAQQAGVPPFVIFSDKTLRDMVAKMPLSNDELLTVQGVGETKLERYGEAFLNIIQSFSAQQA; this is encoded by the coding sequence ATTCAAAACCCGTTGGACATTTTGGATAAGTATTTTGGCTATTCAGCGTTTCGGGAAGGGCAGCAGCGTGTAATCGATCAGGTGCTGCAGGGGGATGATACTCTGTGTGTCATGCCGACCGGCGGCGGTAAATCGGTCTGTTATCAAGTGCCGGCGCTGGCGATGGAAGGAACGGTCCTGGTCATTTCGCCTTTAATTTCATTAATGAAGGATCAGGTGGATGCATTGCACCAGCTCGGTATTCCTGCGGCTTATATTAACAGTACGCTGTCATCTGAAGAGTATTTCAGTACGATGGACAATGCACTGGAAGGGAAGTACAAGCTGTTGTATGTAGCGCCCGAGCGGCTGGATTCAGAATCATTCCTGAATCAATTACAGCGAATGACGATTCCGTTGATTGCGATTGACGAAGCGCACTGTATTTCGCAATGGGGCCATGATTTCCGGCCGAGCTACCGTAATATCCACCGTATTTTAGATTACTTAGACAACCGTCCGATCATCCTTGCACTGACGGCAACAGCCACACCTGAAGTTCAGGATGACATTTGCCAGCAGCTGTATATCCCGCCTGTCAGCCGCGTCGTGACAGGCTTTGAACGAGACAATCTGGTGTTTTCTGTTGTCAAAGCGCAGGACCGCAATCAATTCGTGAAAGACTATGTAAAGAAAAACAGCAATGAATCCGGAATCATTTACGCAGCTACCCGTAAAGCGGTGGAACAAGTGTATTTGATGCTGGAGAAAAGCGGTATACCAGCCGCGAAGTATCATGCGGGATTACCCGATTATGAACGCCAGCAGCAGCAGGACCGGTTTATCATGGAAGACGCGCGTGTAATGGTTGCGACGAACGCTTTTGGAATGGGAATTGATAAATCCAATATCCGTTACGTCATCCATTATCAGATGCCTAAAAATATGGAAAGTTATTATCAAGAGGCCGGAAGAGCGGGGCGTGACGGACTGGACAGTGACTGTTACCTGCTGTTTTCTTCACAGGATGTATTGACACAGCGTTTCCTCATCGAACAGTCTCCCGATCCTTCGCGTATATCCAATGAAATCAAAAAGATGCAAGTGATGGTTGATTACTGTCACACAGAAGGCTGTCTGCAAAAGCATATCATCACGTATTTTGGTGAGCAGGACGCGGAAGAATGCGGCCGCTGCGGAAATTGCACCGATACACGCGAGCAGTTTGATGTGACCGTGGATACGCAAAAAGTGCTATCCTGTGTCATCAGGATGGGACAGCGTTTCGGCAAGACAATGGTAGCGCAAGTTCTCACAGGCTCCAAAAATAAAAAGCTGCTAGAATGTAACTTTGATCAGCTTTCGACATACGGGCTGATGAAAGGGCGCAATGCGAAAGACGTGGCAGATTTTATCGAATTTTTAATATCTGAGAACTATCTGCAAGTCGAAAGCGGACCATTCCCGACAATTTACGTCGGTGAGGATGGAAAAGACGTCCTGCTTGGAAAGGTAAAAGTCTGGCGCAAAGGCGAAATGGTCACAACTGTAGTTGCGAAAGACGATCCGTTATTCAATGAATTACGGGCAATGCGCCTAAAATTAGCGCAGCAAGCCGGAGTGCCGCCGTTTGTCATTTTCTCTGACAAGACATTGCGCGACATGGTAGCGAAAATGCCGCTGTCCAATGATGAACTGCTGACTGTTCAAGGTGTAGGAGAAACTAAGCTTGAGCGTTACGGGGAAGCATTCCTGAATATTATTCAGTCATTTTCTGCACAGCAGGCATAA
- a CDS encoding hemerythrin domain-containing protein, which translates to MSGPALRQLHSHKAIHEGGLSGAVMKTEDLVACLEQGETDMILQACDHLLDYWKTRVISHADAEEEGFYKQVLEEKPELEKEIIQLTRDHDVMRLLVQDIEELREEDPKVTPEIMQKFYGLIVVNELHSREEERLLFQS; encoded by the coding sequence ATGTCAGGACCAGCATTAAGACAGCTTCATTCACATAAAGCGATCCATGAAGGCGGTCTGTCCGGCGCCGTGATGAAAACAGAAGATTTGGTTGCGTGTTTAGAACAGGGTGAAACGGATATGATTCTGCAGGCATGTGATCATTTACTGGATTATTGGAAAACACGAGTCATCAGTCATGCAGACGCAGAGGAAGAAGGCTTTTACAAGCAAGTGTTAGAAGAAAAACCTGAACTGGAGAAGGAAATCATCCAGCTGACACGTGATCATGATGTAATGCGGTTACTGGTTCAGGATATTGAAGAATTGCGCGAAGAAGATCCGAAAGTAACCCCGGAAATTATGCAGAAGTTTTATGGGCTCATTGTTGTGAATGAATTACACAGCCGGGAAGAAGAACGATTATTATTCCAATCTTAA
- the pssA gene encoding CDP-diacylglycerol--serine O-phosphatidyltransferase — protein MFSFRYFDYTKLKLQLANIITVFNLSLGIIAIMLVLKGHGHMSLMFIFFAALFDRFDGMVARHYDAESAFGKELDSLSDLISFGAAPAILLYDTALSDTMWIGVSAVIFYIVAGAVRLARYNVEEFDGTFYGLPITAAGVLLTLSYFAAPYIIAPYFVIYMCVLAWLMVSHIRIAKV, from the coding sequence TTGTTTTCATTCAGATATTTTGATTATACTAAACTGAAATTACAATTGGCGAATATTATCACAGTCTTTAATTTAAGTTTGGGAATTATCGCGATCATGCTTGTGCTCAAAGGACACGGCCACATGAGTTTAATGTTTATTTTTTTCGCGGCGTTATTTGATCGTTTTGACGGTATGGTTGCGAGACATTATGACGCGGAATCGGCGTTCGGTAAAGAGCTCGATTCGCTCAGTGATCTAATATCATTTGGTGCAGCGCCTGCTATATTACTCTATGATACCGCGCTGTCGGATACGATGTGGATCGGCGTGTCCGCTGTAATATTTTATATTGTAGCAGGTGCTGTCCGTTTAGCCCGTTATAATGTAGAAGAATTTGATGGCACGTTCTATGGTTTGCCGATAACCGCTGCAGGCGTGCTGCTGACACTGAGCTATTTCGCCGCTCCGTATATTATTGCACCGTATTTTGTGATCTATATGTGTGTTCTTGCGTGGCTGATGGTCAGTCATATCCGTATTGCGAAAGTATAA
- the asd gene encoding archaetidylserine decarboxylase (Phosphatidylserine decarboxylase is synthesized as a single chain precursor. Generation of the pyruvoyl active site from a Ser is coupled to cleavage of a Gly-Ser bond between the larger (beta) and smaller (alpha chains). It is an integral membrane protein.), translating into MKTRIFRSFVELTGSPISSSLLKRLTTSPVSKPLIKPFASFYRIQLQEAEYPISHYNSLNDFFTRSLKAGSRPVETSANVLTSPVDGVLSDAGIIDEHQKFTVKGKTYSLTSLLGTPEKAAPYVNGYYYLFYLSPMHYHHFHYPVSGTLTNRYALGSTSYPVNDLGIRLKSDVFSSNHRIISELSTDFGRAAIVKVGALNVNSIRIADSATDCVKGQDFGHFAFGSTVILFIEPKNSFKPIELPFTDVQVGDKIGEWQS; encoded by the coding sequence ATGAAAACACGTATTTTTAGATCATTTGTTGAATTGACCGGTTCACCGATCAGTTCTTCCTTATTGAAACGGCTGACCACATCACCGGTAAGTAAACCGCTAATCAAACCGTTTGCTTCCTTCTATCGTATTCAACTGCAGGAAGCAGAATACCCGATCAGTCACTACAATAGTTTGAATGATTTCTTTACGCGTTCATTAAAAGCGGGGAGCCGTCCTGTCGAAACAAGTGCAAATGTATTAACTTCACCGGTAGACGGTGTATTAAGCGATGCCGGAATAATAGATGAGCATCAGAAATTCACCGTAAAAGGCAAGACTTATAGTTTGACTTCACTGCTTGGCACTCCGGAAAAAGCTGCGCCCTACGTAAACGGTTATTATTATTTATTTTACCTTTCTCCTATGCATTATCATCACTTTCACTACCCCGTTTCAGGAACATTAACGAACCGCTATGCGCTTGGTTCCACTTCTTATCCTGTCAACGACCTAGGGATCCGTTTGAAGAGCGATGTGTTTTCTTCCAATCACCGGATTATTTCTGAACTTTCGACTGATTTTGGAAGAGCAGCAATTGTGAAAGTCGGCGCATTGAATGTGAATAGCATACGCATTGCAGATTCTGCAACGGATTGCGTAAAAGGACAGGATTTCGGTCATTTCGCCTTTGGATCGACCGTTATTTTATTTATCGAACCTAAAAACTCATTCAAACCAATAGAATTGCCTTTTACAGATGTTCAAGTTGGTGATAAGATCGGAGAGTGGCAATCTTAA
- a CDS encoding DedA family protein, which produces MEHMQLYIAQYGYLSIFFFLALGIFGLPMPDELLVAFAGYLASSGTFQFVFTILFTISGVMVGTLFTYMLGRKIGKPLIHRFGNYLFLTPMRMQKIERWFMTYGSWTVTFGYFLPGMRHLICYVSGMSGMTIRRYILFAIPGVIVSTTACVLLGYFIKFPFF; this is translated from the coding sequence ATGGAGCACATGCAGCTATATATCGCGCAGTACGGCTATCTTTCTATATTTTTCTTTTTGGCGCTTGGTATTTTCGGCTTGCCTATGCCCGATGAATTACTTGTCGCATTTGCCGGATATTTGGCCTCATCCGGTACATTTCAGTTTGTGTTTACCATACTTTTCACAATTTCCGGCGTCATGGTCGGTACTTTGTTCACATATATGCTCGGAAGAAAAATTGGCAAGCCGCTGATTCATCGCTTCGGCAATTATTTATTCCTTACACCTATGCGCATGCAAAAAATCGAACGCTGGTTTATGACATATGGTTCGTGGACGGTAACATTCGGCTATTTTCTTCCCGGCATGCGTCATCTGATCTGCTATGTTTCAGGCATGAGCGGCATGACCATCCGGCGCTATATATTGTTTGCGATTCCAGGCGTAATTGTCTCTACTACAGCCTGCGTATTGCTCGGCTATTTCATCAAGTTTCCTTTTTTCTAA